Proteins encoded together in one Marinobacter sp. Arc7-DN-1 window:
- a CDS encoding protein phosphatase CheZ: MSDSKKNHRGLEPEVTEKLQRQATELAESVNAGEYAKAMTLINELSEVRDQSLYREVGRLTRSLHEAIRNFQIDPRNAEQQEALSKMTDASDRLEYVVHMTGEAANRTMDLVEATMPVANALRDEAAALRDEWQRLRRREMQPAEFRQLYGRIDKFFAGMATDADTMYNNLSEILLAQDFQDLTGQVIQKVTTLVKEVEEQMLSLVVMASHVDQLTGTVHQIDDQEESAEKGVGPQIKADEREDVVSGQDDVDDLLSSLGF, translated from the coding sequence ATGAGCGATAGCAAAAAGAACCATCGGGGCCTCGAACCAGAGGTGACGGAAAAGCTCCAGCGTCAGGCAACCGAACTAGCTGAAAGCGTCAATGCCGGCGAATATGCCAAAGCCATGACCCTGATCAATGAACTCAGCGAAGTCAGGGATCAGAGTCTGTACCGCGAGGTCGGGCGACTGACCCGAAGCCTGCACGAAGCGATCCGGAACTTTCAGATAGATCCCCGTAACGCTGAACAACAGGAAGCGCTGTCAAAAATGACAGATGCCTCTGACCGTCTCGAATACGTGGTGCATATGACCGGTGAAGCGGCCAACCGGACCATGGATCTGGTCGAGGCAACCATGCCGGTAGCCAACGCACTGAGAGACGAGGCGGCAGCCTTGCGGGACGAGTGGCAACGTTTGCGCCGCAGGGAGATGCAGCCGGCAGAATTTCGCCAGTTGTATGGCCGGATCGACAAGTTCTTCGCTGGCATGGCCACGGACGCGGACACCATGTACAACAATCTCTCGGAAATACTGCTGGCCCAGGATTTCCAGGATCTCACCGGGCAGGTCATCCAGAAAGTCACCACGCTGGTGAAAGAGGTTGAGGAACAGATGCTCAGTCTGGTGGTGATGGCCAGTCATGTTGATCAGCTGACGGGCACCGTGCACCAGATTGATGACCAGGAAGAATCTGCGGAAAAGGGCGTCGGGCCCCAGATCAAGGCCGATGAGCGTGAAGATGTAGTCTCGGGACAGGACGATGTGGATGACCTGTTGTCCAGTCTCGGTTTCTGA
- the cheY gene encoding chemotaxis response regulator CheY → MDKNMKILIVDDFSTMRRIIKNLLRDLGFTNTDEADDGNTALPMLKSGKYDFLVTDWNMPGMSGFDLLKAVRADENLKTLPVLMVTAEAKRDQIVAAAQAGVNGYVVKPFTAAVLKEKIEKIFERIQ, encoded by the coding sequence TTGGACAAGAACATGAAAATTCTCATTGTGGATGACTTTTCCACAATGCGACGGATCATCAAGAACCTGCTGCGCGATCTTGGCTTCACCAATACCGATGAAGCCGATGACGGCAACACGGCGCTGCCGATGCTCAAAAGCGGAAAATATGATTTTCTGGTAACCGACTGGAATATGCCGGGCATGTCCGGTTTCGATCTGCTCAAGGCCGTCAGGGCTGACGAGAACCTGAAAACCCTGCCGGTGCTGATGGTGACCGCGGAGGCCAAGCGGGACCAGATCGTTGCCGCTGCCCAGGCGGGTGTGAATGGCTATGTTGTCAAGCCGTTCACTGCTGCGGTGCTCAAGGAAAAGATTGAGAAAATCTTTGAAAGAATCCAGTAA
- a CDS encoding RNA polymerase sigma factor FliA, whose translation MTLAKNLGIYNQSGAQKPSQLVEEHAPLVKKIALHLMARLPASVQLDDLMQAGMIGLLEAAQRYSATRGATFETYAGIRIRGAMVDEIRKGDWVPRSVHRNTRRISQAIKAVEDRLGREAQDLEVAEELGMGLAEYHSYLSDSNSGRLFSLDELNESGELPIEQTEPRDNPLEGLSSDAFRRSLAEAIEELPEREKLVLSLYYQDELNLKEIGAVLGVSESRVSQIHSQAALRLRGRLSDWRQDTGN comes from the coding sequence ATGACATTGGCGAAAAACCTCGGAATCTATAACCAGTCAGGCGCGCAGAAGCCTTCCCAGCTCGTTGAGGAGCACGCGCCTCTGGTAAAGAAAATTGCCCTTCATCTGATGGCCCGGCTACCAGCCTCTGTGCAGCTTGACGACCTGATGCAGGCCGGAATGATCGGCCTGCTCGAGGCGGCTCAACGCTACAGCGCCACCAGGGGCGCAACCTTCGAGACCTACGCAGGCATCCGGATTCGCGGTGCCATGGTGGATGAGATCCGCAAGGGCGACTGGGTTCCCCGTTCTGTGCACCGTAATACCCGCCGCATTTCCCAGGCCATCAAGGCCGTTGAAGATCGTCTCGGCCGGGAAGCCCAGGATCTGGAAGTGGCTGAAGAACTGGGCATGGGGCTGGCCGAGTACCATTCCTACCTCTCCGACTCCAACAGCGGCCGACTTTTTAGTCTCGATGAGCTCAATGAATCCGGCGAGCTGCCGATAGAACAGACAGAGCCACGGGATAATCCGCTCGAAGGACTCTCGTCCGACGCGTTCCGCCGCAGTCTTGCTGAGGCTATAGAGGAACTGCCGGAGCGGGAAAAACTGGTGCTGAGCCTGTATTACCAGGACGAGCTGAACCTCAAGGAAATCGGCGCGGTGCTCGGCGTCAGTGAAAGCCGGGTCAGCCAGATTCACAGCCAGGCGGCCTTGCGCCTTCGCGGACGGTTATCGGACTGGCGCCAGGATACGGGCAACTGA
- a CDS encoding MinD/ParA family protein has product MSKAQPVQVIAVSGGKGGVGKSNVSVNLGIALAQKGRRVVLLDADLGLANIDVLLGITANRNLQDVLAGDCDLKDVLVDGPGGIKIVPASSGTQRMTQLSPMEHAGLINAFSELGDQIDVLIVDTAAGISESVVSFLRASQELLLVVCDEPTSITDCYALIKLMNRDYGTNRFRILANQVRNEQEGRHLFEKLTRVTERFLDVALQYVGMVPYDEAVKKAVQRQRAVLDVYPRAKASLAIKALAEKVDNWPLPSSPRGHLEFFVERLVEV; this is encoded by the coding sequence ATGAGCAAAGCACAACCGGTACAGGTGATTGCAGTTTCCGGCGGAAAAGGTGGAGTCGGCAAGAGTAACGTGTCGGTTAACCTCGGGATTGCCCTGGCACAGAAAGGCCGGAGAGTCGTGCTTCTTGATGCCGACCTCGGGCTGGCCAATATCGATGTACTGCTCGGTATTACCGCCAACCGGAACCTTCAGGATGTGCTGGCGGGCGACTGTGACCTCAAGGACGTTCTGGTCGATGGCCCCGGTGGCATCAAGATTGTACCGGCGTCCTCCGGTACCCAGCGAATGACCCAGCTCAGCCCCATGGAGCATGCCGGGCTGATCAACGCGTTCAGCGAACTCGGTGACCAGATCGATGTGCTGATCGTAGACACCGCCGCGGGCATTTCCGAATCAGTGGTGAGCTTTCTGAGAGCCTCCCAGGAGCTGCTCCTGGTGGTGTGCGACGAGCCCACCTCCATCACCGACTGCTACGCCCTGATCAAACTCATGAACCGTGATTACGGCACCAACCGTTTCCGCATTCTTGCCAATCAGGTGAGAAATGAGCAGGAAGGCCGGCACCTGTTTGAAAAACTGACCCGGGTCACCGAGCGCTTCCTGGATGTGGCACTACAATATGTCGGCATGGTGCCTTACGATGAAGCCGTGAAAAAAGCGGTTCAGCGGCAGCGGGCAGTGCTGGATGTCTATCCCAGGGCGAAAGCTTCCCTGGCGATCAAGGCGCTGGCGGAAAAAGTTGATAACTGGCCGCTGCCTTCCTCTCCCCGTGGGCATCTGGAATTCTTTGTGGAGCGGCTCGTCGAAGTCTGA
- the flhF gene encoding flagellar biosynthesis protein FlhF, whose amino-acid sequence MKVKRFFARTMAEALKQVSEQMGPDAVILSNRRVDGGVEIVTALDYDENMARQRLGDQAQEATNGSRLAEMQADQHRRLEDELGRSRDRIREVREKRAAQGGGYAGTSFPAVQEVVGSGFDDQDPAPVRSGEAYSDELAQMRAEIRSLKDLMQGGKPEPEVPAANAVQQRLAERLQEFGLGSDLAGSISRRHKAGRLEDGWKQSLKMLCTGVRTSRIEWLDQGGVFALVGPTGSGKTTTIGKLAARYVLRHGADSVALVTTDRYRVAAHEQLFVFGRILNVPVRVVDESHGLDDILDELSDRHLVLIDTAGLTSADKGYQEQLAELARSHHNVKTHLVVSATSQPRIMKSVWHCYKMANLAGCVMTKIDEALTLGESLGFVMETGLPVAYYTDGQKIPEDLHHAEAVPLVRLAVDRLKTLQKQQAVAEGA is encoded by the coding sequence ATGAAAGTAAAACGGTTTTTTGCCAGGACCATGGCAGAGGCGCTGAAACAGGTCAGTGAACAGATGGGGCCAGACGCCGTAATTCTTTCAAACCGCCGGGTAGACGGCGGCGTCGAAATAGTGACGGCGCTGGACTACGACGAAAACATGGCGCGTCAGCGATTGGGTGACCAGGCGCAGGAAGCCACTAACGGCTCCCGCCTGGCTGAAATGCAGGCGGACCAGCACCGTCGTCTTGAGGACGAACTCGGCCGGTCCCGGGATCGAATCCGAGAGGTCCGGGAAAAGCGGGCCGCCCAGGGGGGCGGTTATGCCGGTACGTCGTTCCCGGCGGTTCAGGAGGTGGTGGGTTCCGGATTTGATGATCAGGATCCGGCTCCGGTCCGGTCCGGGGAGGCCTATTCCGATGAACTGGCACAGATGCGTGCGGAGATCCGTTCCCTGAAGGACCTGATGCAGGGCGGTAAGCCTGAGCCTGAGGTGCCGGCAGCCAATGCGGTTCAGCAGAGACTGGCCGAGCGGCTTCAGGAGTTCGGTCTCGGTAGCGATCTGGCGGGGTCAATTTCTCGCCGCCACAAGGCCGGGCGACTGGAGGATGGCTGGAAGCAATCCCTCAAAATGCTGTGCACCGGCGTACGGACTTCCCGCATAGAATGGCTGGATCAGGGCGGGGTCTTTGCCCTGGTGGGGCCCACCGGTTCCGGAAAAACCACCACCATCGGCAAGCTGGCGGCGCGGTATGTGCTCAGGCATGGTGCCGATTCCGTGGCCCTGGTTACCACTGACCGCTACCGGGTGGCGGCCCACGAGCAGTTGTTTGTCTTCGGTCGCATCCTGAATGTTCCGGTGCGAGTCGTCGACGAGAGCCACGGTCTGGATGATATTCTGGACGAGCTGTCAGACCGTCATCTGGTACTGATCGACACTGCCGGGCTGACCAGTGCGGACAAAGGCTATCAGGAACAGCTGGCCGAACTGGCGCGCAGCCATCACAATGTCAAGACGCATCTGGTGGTCTCGGCCACCAGTCAGCCGCGCATCATGAAATCCGTCTGGCATTGCTATAAGATGGCAAATCTTGCGGGCTGCGTGATGACCAAGATCGACGAGGCCCTGACACTTGGCGAGTCTCTCGGCTTTGTGATGGAAACCGGTTTGCCGGTGGCCTACTACACTGACGGGCAAAAGATTCCCGAAGACCTGCACCACGCGGAAGCGGTTCCGCTGGTGCGGCTGGCCGTGGACCGGCTTAAAACTCTCCAGAAACAGCAGGCGGTCGCAGAAGGAGCCTGA
- the flhA gene encoding flagellar biosynthesis protein FlhA → MDRALVLNNVKTLTRGNLGVPVMLMGLLGMMILPMPAFLLDVFFTFNITLSIVILLVCVYALRPMEFASFPTVLLVATLLRLALNVASTRIVLLNGHEGGDAAGKVIESFGAVLIGGNYAVGLVVFAILMIINFLVVTKGAGRVSEVSARFTLDAMPGKQMAIDADLNAGLINQDDAKHRRAEIAQEADFYGSMDGASKFVKGDAVAGLLILAINIIGGVAIGMLQHGLDFGLAMERYALLTIGDGLVAQIPSLLLSTSAAIMVTRVTSSQDMGGQILQQMFSAPKALSIAAAILIILGLIPGMPHVAFLGLGTLAGGAAWYIWKHQRQTIEEEGVFPGRSGAGGAPRPAGRDLPPGGDAGSDQGRQLPAPGETKELGWDDVATVDIVGLEVGYRLIPLVDKSQGGQLLSRIKGVRKKLSQDLGFLMPSVHIRDNLDLMPNVYRITLMGVTIAEAEIHPDRELAIDPGQVFGKIEGIEGKDPAFGLDASWIEPDRKDQAQTLGYTVVDASTVVATHLNQVLQKHAHELLGHEEVQQWLDQLEKISPKLAEELVPTTVSISLLLKVLQNLLREEVPIRDMRSIAEAIVNVHPKSQDPKLLTTVARQSLRRMIVQSICGNEAEIPVITLDPDLEQLLLKSFQQSQQSGGQEDIGLVLEPNMVEKLQRSLQESVQRQEMLGKPAILLVSGPLRPVLAKFASYGVERLHVLSYQEIPDNKQITIVASVGQ, encoded by the coding sequence ATGGACAGAGCTTTGGTCCTCAATAACGTCAAAACCCTGACGCGGGGCAATCTGGGCGTACCCGTCATGTTGATGGGGTTGCTGGGCATGATGATTCTTCCCATGCCCGCCTTCCTGCTGGACGTGTTCTTTACCTTTAACATCACCCTGTCGATCGTCATCCTGCTGGTGTGTGTCTATGCCCTCCGGCCCATGGAGTTCGCCTCTTTCCCGACTGTGCTGCTTGTGGCGACGCTGCTGCGCCTGGCTTTGAATGTGGCGTCTACCCGGATCGTGCTGCTGAACGGCCACGAGGGGGGGGATGCCGCGGGTAAGGTTATCGAGTCCTTTGGTGCGGTGCTGATAGGCGGCAACTACGCCGTTGGGCTGGTGGTCTTTGCGATCCTGATGATCATCAACTTCCTGGTGGTGACCAAGGGCGCCGGCCGGGTTTCCGAGGTAAGTGCCCGGTTTACGCTGGATGCCATGCCAGGCAAGCAGATGGCGATCGACGCCGACCTGAACGCCGGTCTGATCAACCAGGATGATGCCAAGCATCGCCGGGCAGAGATTGCCCAGGAAGCCGACTTCTACGGCTCCATGGACGGTGCTTCCAAGTTCGTGAAGGGCGATGCCGTTGCCGGCCTGCTGATTCTGGCCATTAATATTATTGGCGGGGTCGCCATTGGTATGCTCCAGCATGGCCTGGATTTCGGCCTGGCCATGGAGCGCTATGCGCTGCTGACCATCGGTGATGGTCTGGTGGCGCAGATCCCGTCGCTGCTGCTGTCTACCTCCGCCGCCATCATGGTTACCCGGGTTACTTCCAGCCAGGACATGGGCGGGCAGATTTTGCAGCAGATGTTCAGCGCGCCCAAGGCACTCTCAATTGCCGCAGCCATCCTGATCATTCTTGGCCTGATTCCCGGTATGCCCCATGTGGCCTTCCTGGGGCTGGGTACCCTGGCCGGCGGTGCCGCCTGGTATATCTGGAAACATCAGCGCCAGACGATAGAAGAAGAGGGCGTATTCCCGGGACGGAGTGGGGCCGGGGGCGCGCCTCGACCGGCTGGCCGCGATCTTCCGCCGGGCGGTGACGCCGGCTCCGACCAGGGTCGTCAACTGCCGGCGCCGGGCGAAACCAAAGAGTTGGGCTGGGACGATGTGGCCACTGTGGACATCGTGGGCCTGGAGGTGGGGTATCGGCTTATTCCGCTGGTGGACAAGTCCCAGGGTGGCCAACTGCTCAGCCGCATCAAGGGCGTGCGAAAAAAGCTGTCCCAGGATCTGGGCTTTCTGATGCCTTCGGTTCACATTCGCGACAATCTCGATCTGATGCCCAACGTCTACCGCATCACGCTGATGGGTGTGACCATCGCCGAGGCTGAGATTCACCCCGACCGGGAGTTGGCTATCGATCCGGGTCAGGTATTCGGAAAAATTGAAGGCATTGAGGGCAAGGACCCGGCCTTCGGCCTGGATGCCAGCTGGATCGAACCGGACCGCAAGGATCAGGCCCAGACTCTCGGCTATACGGTTGTGGACGCCAGCACGGTCGTGGCTACTCACCTGAATCAGGTGCTGCAGAAGCACGCCCATGAATTGTTGGGCCACGAGGAAGTTCAGCAGTGGCTGGACCAGTTGGAGAAGATTTCACCGAAACTCGCCGAGGAGCTGGTACCGACCACCGTTTCCATCAGTCTGCTTCTCAAGGTGCTGCAAAACCTGCTCCGGGAAGAAGTGCCGATCCGGGACATGCGCTCCATTGCCGAGGCTATCGTCAATGTCCATCCGAAGAGCCAGGATCCAAAGTTGCTGACTACCGTTGCCCGTCAGTCGTTGCGGCGGATGATCGTGCAGAGCATCTGCGGCAATGAGGCGGAGATACCGGTGATTACCCTGGATCCGGATCTGGAACAGTTATTGCTAAAATCTTTTCAGCAGAGTCAACAATCCGGCGGACAGGAAGACATTGGCCTGGTCCTGGAGCCGAATATGGTTGAAAAGCTCCAGCGCTCCCTTCAGGAGAGCGTCCAGCGGCAGGAAATGCTGGGTAAGCCAGCCATTTTGCTGGTTTCCGGGCCCCTGCGGCCGGTACTGGCGAAATTCGCCAGCTACGGGGTAGAGCGTTTGCATGTGCTCTCGTACCAGGAAATACCGGATAACAAACAGATCACGATCGTGGCGTCCGTTGGCCAGTAA
- the upp gene encoding uracil phosphoribosyltransferase — translation MPIHEVKHPLIRHKLGLMRRADISTKNFRELAQEVGALLTYEATKDFNLQEKTIDGWAGPVTVEQIHGKKITIVPILRAGLGMLDGVLSLIPVARVSVVGQIRNEETLEASTYLEKLVGELDQRMALIVDPMLATGGSMISTIELLKKAGSTEIRALVLVAAPEGIEKVLEKHPDVSVYTASVDERLNEKGYILPGLGDAGDKIFGTKQKDV, via the coding sequence ATGCCAATCCACGAGGTAAAACACCCGCTTATCCGCCACAAGCTCGGCCTGATGCGCCGGGCGGATATCAGCACCAAGAATTTTCGTGAGCTGGCGCAGGAAGTCGGTGCCCTGCTGACCTACGAGGCCACCAAGGATTTCAACCTGCAGGAAAAGACCATCGATGGCTGGGCCGGCCCGGTGACGGTGGAACAGATCCACGGCAAGAAAATCACCATTGTTCCGATTCTTCGTGCGGGTCTTGGCATGCTCGACGGCGTACTCAGCCTGATCCCGGTCGCCCGGGTAAGCGTTGTCGGCCAGATCCGCAACGAGGAAACCCTGGAAGCCAGCACCTATCTGGAAAAACTGGTTGGTGAGCTTGACCAGCGCATGGCACTGATTGTCGACCCGATGCTGGCTACCGGCGGCTCCATGATTTCCACCATCGAGCTGCTCAAGAAGGCGGGCAGCACCGAGATCCGGGCCCTGGTTCTGGTCGCCGCTCCAGAGGGTATTGAAAAGGTCCTGGAGAAACACCCGGATGTGTCTGTCTACACGGCCTCAGTTGACGAACGCCTGAACGAGAAAGGCTATATCCTTCCGGGTCTCGGCGATGCCGGCGACAAGATATTCGGCACCAAGCAGAAGGACGTTTGA
- a CDS encoding uracil-xanthine permease family protein produces MQDPTNDPVWKQAIAGSQMLLVAFGALVLMPLITGLDPNVALFTAGLGTLIFHLVTGGQIPIFLASSFAFIAPVIASKGRFGMEETLGGLMAAGILYIILSGLIRLRGTGFVRRLLPPVVIGPVIMTIGLGLAPVAVHMASGRTGDGATQLIPYNTAIWIAMISLAVTIIMSVWAQGIFRLIPIMFGVITGYLLSAFAGIVDTTPIQEAAWFAVPNFVAPAFSWGAVLFMIPVAIAPAIEHIGDVLAIGNVTRKNYLEKPGLHRTLLGDGLATSAASLLGGPPNTTYSEVTGAVMLTRNFNPKVMWWAACIAIVLAFMGKFGAALQTIPVPVMGGILCLLFGSIAVVGLNTLIRHQVDLSQSRNLVIVGVTLVFGIGGMVLGNLEGISLSAVVAITLNLVLPGSHEAWGRAIYEQKTD; encoded by the coding sequence ATGCAGGACCCTACCAACGACCCGGTCTGGAAACAGGCGATCGCCGGCTCCCAGATGCTGTTGGTGGCCTTCGGCGCCCTGGTTCTGATGCCACTGATTACCGGGCTGGACCCCAACGTGGCCCTGTTCACGGCCGGCCTTGGCACCCTGATCTTCCACCTGGTCACCGGCGGCCAGATTCCCATCTTCCTGGCCTCCTCCTTCGCCTTTATCGCACCGGTTATTGCCTCCAAGGGCCGGTTTGGCATGGAAGAAACCCTCGGCGGCCTGATGGCTGCGGGTATCCTCTACATTATCCTGAGCGGGCTGATTCGCCTGAGGGGCACCGGGTTTGTACGCCGTCTTTTGCCTCCGGTCGTTATCGGCCCGGTGATCATGACCATCGGCCTTGGCCTGGCGCCGGTCGCCGTTCACATGGCGTCGGGCCGCACCGGTGATGGCGCCACCCAACTGATCCCGTACAACACCGCCATCTGGATCGCCATGATTTCCCTGGCGGTGACCATCATCATGTCGGTCTGGGCCCAGGGCATCTTCCGGCTGATCCCGATCATGTTCGGCGTTATTACCGGTTACCTCCTCTCCGCCTTCGCGGGCATCGTCGATACCACACCGATTCAGGAAGCGGCCTGGTTTGCCGTCCCCAACTTTGTTGCGCCGGCGTTCAGCTGGGGTGCTGTTCTGTTCATGATTCCGGTCGCCATCGCCCCGGCCATCGAACACATCGGCGACGTACTGGCCATCGGCAATGTCACCCGCAAGAATTACCTGGAAAAGCCCGGCCTTCACCGCACCCTGCTGGGTGACGGCCTGGCCACCAGCGCCGCTTCCCTGCTCGGCGGACCGCCTAACACGACCTACTCGGAAGTCACCGGCGCGGTCATGCTGACCCGGAACTTCAACCCGAAGGTGATGTGGTGGGCCGCCTGCATTGCTATTGTCCTGGCCTTCATGGGCAAGTTCGGCGCAGCCCTGCAGACCATCCCGGTGCCGGTCATGGGTGGCATCCTGTGCCTGCTGTTCGGTTCCATCGCCGTGGTTGGCCTTAACACACTGATCCGCCATCAGGTGGACCTGTCACAGTCCCGCAACCTGGTTATCGTGGGTGTCACCCTGGTGTTCGGTATTGGCGGCATGGTTCTGGGGAACCTGGAAGGCATTTCGCTGAGCGCGGTGGTTGCCATCACCCTGAACCTGGTGCTGCCCGGCAGCCACGAGGCCTGGGGAAGAGCCATTTATGAGCAGAAGACCGACTGA
- a CDS encoding class I SAM-dependent methyltransferase, translated as MSRRPTDSSGISFTALYTGAVWHRHGLSDDTLATGKGRWLYRLMTPFEAVSKAAVGGNIRTFLLQRHLIIDHLIDRAITERGITQVLEIACGMSPRGIRLRHRHPLIHMVEADLPDMAGRKALRLLATNRLGDHHQVTPIDILADHGEYQLETVIDRVFDNTRPVIIITEGLTSYFSLATITDFWRRLSTAMARRPGSVYLSESYYQPSQPLLNTTLKALGSLLGAATRSQVSFHFQTDDQAREHFLSCGFTSATVHDPRSWYGVLPIPESRGEPMVRVIEASC; from the coding sequence ATGAGCAGAAGACCGACTGACAGCTCCGGCATCAGTTTCACTGCCCTTTATACCGGCGCCGTCTGGCACCGGCACGGGCTGTCGGACGACACCCTGGCCACCGGGAAGGGTCGCTGGCTGTACCGCCTGATGACACCGTTCGAGGCCGTCAGCAAGGCAGCGGTTGGCGGCAACATCCGGACGTTCCTGCTCCAGCGCCACCTGATCATTGATCACCTGATTGACCGCGCCATTACCGAACGGGGCATTACCCAGGTTCTGGAAATCGCCTGCGGCATGTCACCCCGCGGCATCCGCCTCCGGCATAGGCACCCCCTGATCCACATGGTCGAAGCCGACCTGCCGGACATGGCCGGCCGCAAAGCGCTGCGGCTTCTGGCCACCAACCGGCTGGGCGACCATCATCAGGTTACTCCCATCGATATCCTCGCGGACCACGGTGAATACCAACTGGAAACGGTGATCGACCGCGTGTTCGACAACACCCGGCCGGTGATCATCATCACCGAAGGCCTCACCAGCTATTTTTCACTGGCGACCATCACCGACTTCTGGCGCCGCCTGTCCACCGCCATGGCCAGACGCCCCGGCTCCGTTTACCTGTCCGAAAGCTACTACCAACCCAGCCAGCCACTGCTGAACACCACCCTCAAAGCCCTCGGCAGCCTGCTCGGGGCCGCCACCCGCAGCCAGGTCAGCTTTCACTTCCAGACCGACGACCAGGCCCGGGAGCATTTCCTGTCCTGTGGTTTCACCTCGGCCACGGTTCACGATCCCCGGTCCTGGTATGGGGTTCTGCCGATACCCGAAAGCCGCGGGGAGCCGATGGTTCGGGTTATTGAGGCTAGCTGCTGA
- the flhB gene encoding flagellar biosynthesis protein FlhB, producing the protein MAEENDNSQEKTEEATPRRLEKAKEEGQTPRSKELATMAVLLAGAGGLLMFGTSLGASLEAIMHDSFVIERSAIFDTRHMSVQLLASVKEAAWALAPILVMLLIAAVFGSIGIGGLLISGKAVAPKLNRMDPIKGLGRMFSMRSLIELVKAIAKVGVVMALAILILNLRTEDLLSIAEEPVVPAMEHVLWTLGWSFFLLSCATIIIAVIDVPFQIFDHQKKLRMTKQEVKDEYKDTEGKPEVKGKIRQLQREMAQRRMMQDVPTADVVITNPTHYAVALKYDQEAMAAPMVVAKGADEIAFKIMEIARENTVEILRTPPLTRAVYHNTEIGEEIPDGLYMAIAQVLAYVFQLRQFRKGRGPKPGMPDFPIPSDLRRDV; encoded by the coding sequence ATGGCCGAAGAAAACGACAACAGTCAGGAAAAAACGGAAGAGGCCACCCCCCGAAGGCTGGAAAAAGCCAAGGAGGAGGGCCAGACCCCCCGCTCCAAGGAACTGGCCACCATGGCCGTTCTCCTGGCCGGCGCCGGCGGCCTGCTCATGTTCGGCACCAGCCTCGGCGCCTCACTGGAAGCCATCATGCACGACAGCTTCGTTATTGAACGCTCCGCCATTTTCGACACCCGGCACATGAGCGTCCAGCTGCTGGCTTCCGTCAAGGAAGCCGCCTGGGCGCTCGCACCCATCCTGGTCATGCTCCTGATTGCCGCCGTATTCGGCTCCATAGGCATCGGCGGTTTGCTGATCAGCGGCAAAGCCGTAGCGCCAAAACTCAATCGCATGGACCCCATCAAGGGCCTGGGTCGCATGTTCTCCATGCGCTCCCTGATTGAACTGGTCAAAGCCATTGCCAAAGTCGGCGTGGTCATGGCTTTAGCCATCCTGATCCTCAACCTGCGCACCGAGGATCTGCTCAGCATTGCCGAAGAGCCGGTGGTACCGGCGATGGAGCACGTGCTCTGGACCCTGGGCTGGAGTTTCTTCCTGTTGTCCTGCGCCACCATCATCATTGCGGTGATTGACGTGCCTTTCCAGATCTTCGATCACCAGAAAAAACTCCGGATGACCAAGCAGGAAGTGAAGGACGAGTATAAGGACACCGAGGGCAAGCCGGAGGTCAAGGGCAAGATTCGCCAGCTCCAGCGCGAGATGGCCCAGCGCCGGATGATGCAGGACGTGCCCACGGCAGACGTGGTGATCACCAACCCGACCCACTACGCAGTCGCCCTGAAATACGACCAGGAGGCCATGGCCGCGCCCATGGTGGTGGCCAAGGGTGCCGACGAGATTGCCTTCAAGATCATGGAAATCGCCCGCGAGAACACAGTCGAAATCCTGCGCACGCCCCCGCTGACCCGGGCGGTTTACCACAACACCGAGATTGGCGAGGAGATTCCCGATGGCCTTTATATGGCTATCGCACAGGTTCTTGCCTATGTGTTCCAGTTGCGGCAGTTCCGCAAGGGGCGTGGGCCTAAGCCTGGTATGCCTGATTTTCCGATTCCTTCGGATTTGCGGCGGGATGTTTAG